The genomic stretch ATTTGAAGGTAAGGAAATAAATAGACCAAAACATTGGGGCGGATATTTGGTAAAACCAATCTCTATAGAATTTTGGCAAGGTAGACCAAATAGGCTTCACGATAGAATAAGATATAGTCTAGAAAAAGATTTTTCTTGGAAAATTGAACGATTAGCTCCATAAATTTTTATATTTACCATAACCAACTAAAATTTAAATGAAAACACTTTATATAGTAAGACACGCAAAATCTTCTTGGGAATACTCTGGTATTGAAGATATTGATAGGCCCTTAAAAAAGCGTGGTATTAAAGACGCTCATTTAATGTCTAAATTTTTAACGAAAAAAATTGAAAAACCTGATGCTTTTATTACAAGTAGTGCTAACAGAGCATTACACACTGCTGTAATTTTTTGCGAAAACTTTGGTTTTCCGCATGCAAATCTTCAAATAAAAAGACAACTTTACAGTTTTAGCGATGGTTATTTAGTAAAAACTGTTAACGCACTAGACGATGGTTTTAATTCTGCAATTATATTTAGCCACGATCATGGTATAAATACTTTTGTTAATGAATTTGGAAATAGACCTATTGCACATGTAACAACATGTGGTGTTATAGGTATTCAATTTGAAGAAAAACACTGGAAAAATATTAGAAGAGGTAAAACAATTTTAGTAGAATTTCCTAAAAATCTTAAATAAAGTACTTTGTTAGAAATAAAAAAATTCGCAGCTATAGATATTGGTTCCAACGCAATTAGATTATTAATTTCGAACGTAATAATTTCTGATGACAAAGAACCTCAGTTTAAAAAATCATCTCTGGTACGTGTTCCAATTCGATTGGGTGCAGATGTATTTGTTAATGAAGGCATTATTAGTGATGCAAATATTAGCAGAATGATTAATGCTATGGAGGCTTTTAAATTACTGATGAATATTCATGGTGTAGAAAAGTACAAAGCTTGTGCTACTTCTGCAATGAGAGAAGCTTCTAACGGTGAAGTTGTAGTGAAAGAAATTTTTAACAAAACCGGAGTAAAAATTGACATTATTGGCGGTAAAGAAGAAGCCGCAATTATTTCTTCTACAGATTTAAATGAGTTAATCGAAGGAGATAATTCTTATTTATATGTAGATGTTGGTGGTGGAAGTACCGAATTTACAGTTTTTTCTAAAGGAAAAATTATAAATTCTAAATCTTTTAAAATGGGTACAGTTCGTTTATTAAATAATAAAAAATCTGTAAACAAAGAAATGTTTGCCAACGTAGAAAAATGGATTAAGAAAAACACAAAAGATTTAAAAAGAATTTCTTTAATAGGTTCTGGAGGAAACATCAACAAACTATTTAAAATGTCTGGTAGAACAGAAGGAAAACCAATTTCTTTTATCTACTTAAATGCTCAGTATCAGTTCTTAAAAAACATGAGTTATGATGAAAGAATTTCTGAGCTTAGTTTAAATCCAGATAGAGCTGATGTTATTATACCTGCAACAAAAATTTATTTATCGGCCATGAAATGGAGTGGTGCAAGAAAAATTTATGTACCAAAAATAGGTCTATCAGACGGAATAATTAAGAGCCTACACAACAACACCTTAACCTAAAAAAAACATTAACTTTTCTTTAACTTTTCTTTAACAATTGTTAATATTTTGTATCTTTATTGTGACTTTTATAGAAATAACGAGTCTTAACTAAAGAACATTAATATTAAAACAATTACAATGAAAAAGTATTACTTAGTGGTTTTTTCTTAATGATTGGAGCTGTAGCTTTCGGTCAAGATTTACCAACAAACCCAGAACCAGGAAAATGTTATGTACGTTGTAAAACTCCAGAAGTTTGGAAAAACGAAGATGTAACAATTGAGGTAGCACCTGCTTACAAAAAGATAGTTACTTATCCTGCAACATACAAAACTGTTACAGAAAGAGTTTTAATTAAAGAAGCAGATCAACGTTTAGTTGTTGTACCAAGTGTTTGGGAAACTAAAACAGTAACTTATACAGGTAAAGAAGATGCAAACAGCTTAAGAGTTGTAAAAGCTACTTTTAGTCCAGATTCTCAAGTAATTGAAACTAAAGCGGCTTCTGCTGTTTGGGAAATGAGCGAAAAAGCACCAGATTGTGAATCTAGTGACCCTAACGATTGTAGATACTGGTGTTATAAGCCAATTCCTGCAAAGTTTGTTACTGTATCTCAAACTGTATTAAAATCAGATGCTTCTACAACTAAAACTGTTGTACCTGGTTACGAAAAAACGTATACTAAAAAAGTAATGGTTTCTGGTCCTACAACTAAAACTATCGATGTACCTGCTGTTTATGGTTCTATCAAGAAAATTGTTTTAGTAAAAGACGCTTACCAAGAAGAAGTAACTGTTGCTGCTAAATATAAAACTGTAACTAAAGAAGTTTTAGTTAACAAAGGTGGTTTAACTACTTGGAAAGAAGTTGAATGTGAATTAGTAAACAACACTCCATTACCAATTAACTGGAATTTAGGAAGTGCTACTTTAACTAGTGCAGCTAAAAGAATTATCGACGCAAGATTATTACCTATCTTAAAAGACGGTGTAGCTGTTGCAATTGAGTCTCATACAGATTCTAGAGGAACTAAAGCTAACAACCAAAACTTATCTGAAAGAAGAGCACAAGCAGTTACAAACTACTTAATCTCTAAAGGTGTTAATCCTAGCCAATTAACTGGTAACGGTCTTGGTGAATCTAAATTAACTAACAGATGTGCTGATGGAGTTTCTTGTACAGAAGCAGAACACAGAGCAAACAGAAGAACAACTTTTAGAGTTGTAAATCAAAAATAATTAATAGTATTAGTACTATATTAAAACCGAAGCAATATGCTTCGGTTTTTTTGTTTTTATACGTTTTTTAATTACTTATTTTATGGACAACAGAAAACTCTAAACGGATTAACAATATTAACATCAATATTTCTAGTCCAAAATAAAGCAAACCTAACTTCGTAATTGAATTGTAATTATAAAGAATTATTGCAATTGATAAGAAGCAATAAAATAAATTTAAAAATGCTATTATCTTCAAACAAAAAAGAACTTTAATAGGGTTTCTAAAATAAAAGTAAACGTTATAAACTATTAAAATTATTGGAAAAACAGCTAAAAAATATAAAGTAGATTTAGATAAACCTATAAAAGGTTGAAACTTTACCAATACAAAACCTATAAAGAATGCGGAAACTAAAGCGCCTAAACCATCAATGATAAAAAGAGTCCTTGGTTTACTATTTAAATTCTTTAAAAAGGAAATCATTATAAATTCAAAATCGCAAAATTCATAAGAAATTACTTAAGATACGTTAGTAGTTCTCTATCACAGAATTGATAAAAGGATAATAATATTCGGTAAGAATTAAACCCTTTTTATAACCAATCATTCTACCTCTGTGATTTACAAAAACCAACGTAGGATATGATTTAACGTGATATTTACGAATTAAATCATATGTCTCTTTTAATCTTTTTGCTTCCACCAAATCTTTATTCCTAGGATTATCAGCTTCATATAATATCAGCTCTTTGTCAGCTATATTTTTAAATTTTTCTGAATGAAATAATTTTTTATCTAAAACCTTACATGGTCCACACCAATCTGAACCTGTGAAATAAATTAAGACAGGTTTTTTTTCTTTTTTAGATTTATTTAAAGCCTCTTTATAAGAAGACTCCCAATTTGCAGTTGGCAATGGTTGTTCTATTTTACTTTCCACAACATCTTCTAGAGGTAAATCGTCTATATCTTCTTGAGCAAATAAAATCGTTGTAAATAATATTACAAACGGTGATAAAAATATTTTTTTCATTCTAAGGTTTTAATTTAAAATATCAATTATAATACCAAATTTATACTTTTTCTTTTAAATGACTGTTTATTAAGGTATCAAACTTATTTTTAGAATCATTTAAAAACAATGTTTCAATAGGTAAATAACATAAATCACTTAATTTATCATGCAATCGCACGTAATCTTTTTCGGTAGTTAAAAGAAGTTTATTACTTGGTAAGTCATCGAAATTAGTTTTAATATCATTAATTTCTTTTTCACTAAAATGATGATGATCTGCAAACTCTAAATGCTTAAAATTGACATTTAAATTTGATAAAAATTCTAAAAAAGGTTTCGGGTTTGCAATTCCGGTTATCAGTAAAACTTCATAATTTGCAATATCAGTAGTAGAAAATTCTTTGGAACCCAAAACTTTATTTCCGTAAGAAATTGTAGTAAAAAAAACTTCTTTATCAAACTTTTTAAGTTTTTTTAAAACTTTCGCTTTTGATGATTGATCTAAATCGTTTGGGCATTTTGTAACCAATATTACATCTGCTCTTTTTGCACCTGTTTTGCTTTCACGCAAATTTCCTGTAGGCAGCAAAAAATCATCTACAAACAAATCGTTAAACTTTGTAAGCAAAATATTAAAACTTCCTTTTACTTTTCTATGCTGAAAAGCATCATCTAACAGAACAACTTCTGCATTTTGTTCGTTTATCAATTTTGCAACTCCCGCTACTCTATTTGCATCAACAGCAACCGAAATAGCTTTAAACTTTTTGAAGTATTGCAACGGTTCATCACCAACATCAATCGCTTTATGAATGTCTCTTACCAACACAAAACCTTTTGTTAGTCTTTTGTAACCTCGACTTAAAACCGCTGTTTTGTATCGATTTTGCAGTAATCTAATAAGATATTCTATCTGCGGAGTTTTACCTGTACCGCCAACACTTAAATTACCAACAACAATTATTGGCGTTTTAAAACTTGTTTCTTTAAACACGCCAACATCAAAAAATAAATTTCGAATTTTTGTTACAAAATCGTACAAAATAGCAAACGGAAATAGAAAAAATCTAAGTACTTTCATTGTGGTAAAAATACATTAAAAATGTTAACTTTGATTTTAGAAAAAAACACCAAATGAAGATAAAAGAAGTAACAAATTATTTAGAAGAATTGGCTCCTTTAAATTATGCTGAAGATTTTGATAATGTTGGCTTACTTGTTGGCAATTACAATACAGAAGTAAGCGGTGTTTTAGTTACCTTAGACACTTTAGAAGAAACTGTAGACGAAGCAATAACTAAGAACTGTAATTTAATTATTAGTTTTCATCCTATAATTTTTGGTGGATTAAAAAAACTTAACGGGAATTCTTACGTAGAAAAAGTTGTTTTAAAAGCGATAAAAAATGATATCGCAATTTATGCAACTCATACAGCTTTAGACAATTCTAATAACGGAGTGTCTGCAAAAATGTGCGAAGTATTAGGATTAAAAAATCAGAAAATATTAATTCCGAAAAAAGGAATTATAAAAAAACTAACAACTTTTGTACCTGTTAAAGATGCAAAAGAATTGCAAAAACACCTTTTTGATGCCGGCGCTGGAAATATTGGTAATTATAGTGAATGTTCTTTTAGCGTAAACGGCATCGGAACTTTTATGGGCAATGAAAACTCAAATCCTGTTCTTGGAGAAAAAGGTAAAAGACATTCTGAAAACGAAACTCAAATAAGTATTCTTTTTGAAAGTAAAAATGAATATGCTGTTTTAAATACTTTAAAAAATAAGCACCCATATGAAGAAGTTGCTTATGAAATAATTACTTTAGAGAATACACATCAAAACATAGGAATGGGAATGATTGGCGAATTACCAAGCGCTATGGATGAAAAAGAATTTTTAGTATATTTAAAGGATAAAATGAAAACAGCATGTGTTAGACATTCTGAATTGATTCATAAAAAAATAAAAACAGTTGCAGTACTAGGCGGATCGGGTAGTTTTGCTATTTCTAATGCCAAAAGAGCTGGTGCAGATACTTATGTAAGTGCAGATTTTAAATATCATGAGTTTTTTAAAGCTGAAAAAAGCATTTTATTGGCAGATATTGGTCATTATGAGAGCGAACAGTTTACAAAAAACCTTTTGGTTGACTATCTTACGAAAAAATTTAGTAATTTTGCAATCGTTTTATCAGAAAAAAGTACAAATCCAATTTATTACATATAAACATGGCAAAGAAGAAAGAAATTTCAGTAGAGCAAAAATTAAGAGCATTGTATGACTTACAATTAATAGACTCTAGAATTGACGAAATTAGAAACGTAAGAGGTGAATTGCCTTTAGAAGTTGAAGATTTAGAAGATGAAGTTGCCGGATTGAATAAGCGTATTTCTAACTTAGCAGAAGATGCTTCTAATTTAGAAACAGAAATCAATAACAAGAAACAAGCTATAGAAGATTCTAAAGCATTGATGTCTAAATATGAAGAGCAGCAAAAAAATGTTAGAAATAACAGAGAGTTTGATTCTTTATCTAAAGAAATTGAGTTTCAAGATTTAGAAATTCAATTAGCAGAAAAAAGAATTAACGAGTACAAAGCTAAAATTGCTCAGAAAAATGAAGTAATCGACGCTACCAAAGAAAAGTTAGCAAAACAAGAAAAGCACTTAAGCCATAAAAAGGCAGAATTAGATGCTATCTTAAAAGAAACTGAGAAAGAAGAAAAACTTTTAGGTGAAAAATCTGAAGAGTTTTCTAAATCTTTAGATGCGCACTTATTTTCTGCATACACAAGAATTAGAAATAAAGTAAAAAATGGTTTAGCAGTTGTAGCTATCGAAAGAGGTGCTTCTGGAGGTTCTTACTTTACAATACCACCACAAGTGCAATTAGAAATTGCAAACAGAAAGAAAATTACAATTGATGAGCATAGTGGACGTATCTTAGTTGATGCTGCATTAGCAAACGAAGAGAAAGAGAAAATGGATAAATTATTTTCTTAATCATCAAATTAATATCATAAAAAAACTCGAAGCTAAGCTTCGAGTTTTTTTATTTTACAGAATACATTATACTAGTAATCTAGCTTTTTAATGTAATTTAATTTTTCTTTCCAGATAGCCAAGTCTTCTTTAAACTCTTCGATTCTATTTTTTACATTTATTACTAAAGGATTATCATCTTTCGCATTCGAAAAGAATCCTAAATTATTTTCTAGTTGCTGCATTTCTCTTACTACTTCATCAATCTTTTTTCTAACAAACAACTGTTCAGAATCTAATTTTCTAAAATCATTATTAGCCATAAAACCATCTACAACATTTGTAAATTTTAACATAGCAACTTCTTTTTTGTCTAAAGATAAACTCTCTAATAATTTATCTATTTGCTTGTTAAACTTACCTTCTAAATGTCTTACATTTCTTGGCAAAGCACCTAAATCTTTCCAAGCTTGTATGGCATCTAAAACACTTTCTTTAGTATGTTCTTTGTCTTCTTTTAAAGACTCTAAAAATTCTTTTTTAGCGTTTACTACTTCTTGTTGCTCTTCACTCACAGAATTTTTATGCTTATGAAATCTATCAAAATATGTGTTACAAGCTGTTTTAAACTTATTCCAAATATCATCAGAAAACTTTCTAGGTACATGACCTATTTTTTTCCAATCAGACTGAATTTTCTTTAAAGTATCTGTTGCCACTGCCCAATCTTCACTATCTTTTAAAGATTCTGCAACTTCGATTAAAGCTAATTTTTTCTTTAAATTATCTTGCTGTTCTTTCTTTTCTTCTTTATAGAATTGATTTTTAGAGCTATTAAACTTTTTTGTAGCTGCTTTAAACTTTTGCCAAACTTCTTCACTCTTAGCATACGGTAATTTACCAGCATTAAAATACTCTTGTCTTAACTTTTCTATATCGTTAATACTGTTTTGCCAATCTTTATGGGTTTTATTACCAGAAGTATCATAAGCATCTAACCTTTCTATTACTAATAATTTCTGATTAATAATTTCTTGGTATTTCGATTTCATATCACGAAAGTATTCATGACGCTTATCGTGAATTTTTTTTGTAGCAGCACTAAACTTTTGCCAAACCTCTTCTCTTACTTCTTTTGCAACAGGACCAATGTCTTCTTTCCATATTTTATGAAGCTCTTGCAACTCTTTAAAAGCTGTATTAACATCATTAGAATTAGCTAATTCTTCTGCCTTAGCTACTATTTTTAATTTTTCTTCTAAATTATTTTTAAAATCTAAATCTCTAAAATCATTACTTAAATGTAATAAATCATAAAAACGCTCTACATGATGATGGTATGTTTTCCAAGTATCATTGTATCTATTTTTAGAAACTGGCCCAATAGAACGCCAAGTGTCTTGCAAAGCTCTAAACTCGTTATACATAGTTTTAGAGTCGGCATTTTCGATAAGATTTTTTAAACCTTCAATAACCTCTTCTCTTTTAGCTAAGTTAGCATTCATTTGCTTTTCTAAAGCATTATAATGTGCGTCTCTTTGCTTTTTATATTCAGACAATAAGCTATTATACTCTCCTTTTACAGGACTCGAAAATTGAAAATCGATAGAATTACCGCCTTCATCTAAAAAAGCTTTCTTCTTATCTGCTAATAATGCGCCAAATTTTGCATTAAAAGCCGTTTTAATACTTTCAACTTCGTTTTTAATTTTATTTACAGGATTGTTAGATAATGTATCTTGTAACTCTTTAACAAGTTCTTCTAAAGAAAGAATCGTATAATCTTTTTCTTCTTTAACTACAGATTCTTCTGAATCTTCTGCTTTTTCTGCTACAGAATTCTCTACTTCTTCTACAGCTTTTAAAATCGCATCATCTTCTGCTGATGAAGCCTCTGTATTTTTTTGTTCTAGATTAGAAGTCTCATTAACTACTTCTACTTTCTTATCCTCGTTATCATTATTGTTATCTAACATATCTACAATGTTTAAGTTCGTTTAATAATACACTATTATTATAGTTTATAAATATAAGTACAACTTACTAGTTATACAAAATGTTCGGTTAAAATATACTATTTGTTTTCGTTCCAGATGCGCCAAGATTCTTCTGCTTGTAATTCTAGCATTTCATAACCATTTTTAATTGCCGCACCTTTCTCTTTTCCTTTCGCTAAAAAACTAGATATTTCTGGATTATAAATTAAATCGAATAACAAGTGCTTTTCAGTTAAATATTGATACGGAATATTTGGACATAAATGCGTATTTGGCGAAGTACCAAGTGGTGTACAATTAATTATTACCGTAAAATCTTTTATTATTTCTTCGGATAAATCACTATAAGAAACTTCTTTTTTTCCTGAAGGATTTCTAGAAACGAATTTAAATTTGATATCATTTTTCTTTAAAGCATAGGCAATTGCTTTTGATGCACCGCCAGTTCCTAAAATTAAAGCTTTGGTATGATGCTTTTTAAGAAAAGGCTTAATTGATTTTTCAAAACCAACAACATCTGTGTTATAACCTTTTAAATTTCCTCTTTTGGTAAATTTAATTGTATTAACTGCCCCTATTTCTTCTGCCGTTTTATCTAACTTATCTAAATATTTAATTACTTCTTCTTTATACGGAATTGTAACATTTATACCACTTACAAATTCTTCATTTTTAATAACTGCTGGCAGTTCTTTTATATCTTGAAGATCAAAATTTTTATAATTATAAGTAGACAAACCTAATTTTTTAAATTTATCAGCAAAATAACCTCTAGAAAAAGAGTAAGAAATATCTTTACCTAAAAGACCAAAAACTTTATTTTTTTGTTTTTCCATAAAAATCGATTATTAAAATTAATGCAATACCTAAAATAATATAAAATATAGCAAACCATGTTTCTGATGAAGAAAAATCTGGCATAAATCTAGTGTAGTTTTCTACGATTCTATTTCCTTTATTATCTAGTAAATACTTATTATCAACAGCTAAATAAACAGCTTTTTTAAACGGCCAAACAATACCTAAAGAGCCTGTTATAAAACCTATTATAACAGCAGTAACTATTGCATTATATCTTTTTAAAACATATCCTAAAACATGACTTATAGAAACCAATCCAAAAGCAGAACCTGCCGTAAAAACTGATATTATTTTTAAGTATCTTATTTTTTCTGGATCAGATAAAACATCAAAATTACCTATTAGTAAATTGGTGACTACAAAAAATAATTCGTTAACAGCATCTACTAAAAGTAAAACGTAATTACCCATTAAAATTAAGATGAAAGAGCCCGAAAGTCCGGGTAAAGTCATACCAGAAACACCAACAATTCCACAGAAAAAAACAAACCATAAATTGTCATTTTCTCCTGCAGGTTTTAAAAAACTTATCCCTAAACCTATACTTGCACCAATTATTAACGAAATAATATTTTTACGATTCCATTCTCCAAAGTCTTTACCTATATAATAAATAGAACCGATTATCATGCCGAAAAACCAGCTCCAAACATAAAGCTCGTAATGCTCTAAAAAATAATCTAAAACCAATGAAATACTAAAGTAGCTAAAAATACTTCCACCCATTATCAGTAATAAAAACTGACCGTTGACGTATGAATAAAAACTCGAAAACCTACCGCTAATTAATAATTTAAGCGCTGTAATGTTTACTTTTCTAAAAGACTGAATTAACTCTTCATAAAACCCAAACACAAAAGAAACTGTTCCTCCAGAAACACCAGGTACTTTATTTGCAGCACCCATTGCCAAACCTTTTAAAAAAAGATACAACTTTTGTAAGAAAGTTCTTTCAACCTGCATTATGCTTTTTTAACCGCTAATTTTTCCATTAATAAAATAAGCACAAAACCAACTATTGCTAAAACTACTGCCATTAATAATTTCGGATCTCCATCAAAAGAATTCGGAGAAATACTAACTTGTTTTAATGGCACTTCTATTCCGTGAGAATTTATACGTGTAGTTATAGTTTCTTTCCAAGGCCAAATCTTGTTTAAAGAACCAATTATAAAACCTGTTAATACCGCTAATGTGTAGTTTTTATAATTTGCAAACATCCATTTTAAAATCTTAGAAAAAGATAACAAACCTACAATTGCACCCAAACCAACTGCCGCTATTGTTTTAATATCTCTATCATTTACGGCAGATAAAATTGGTTTATAAGCACCTAATAAAACTAAAATAAACGCACCAGAAACACCTGGTAAAATCATTGCGCAAATTGCAATTGCGCCTGCCAAAAACATAAATAACAAAGAAGAACTTTCTGTAACTAACGGATTAAGCGTTGTGATAAAATATGCTACAAAAGCACCTACGATTAAAATTGTGTAGGTTATAAAATTCCATTTTGTGATTTGTTTACCAATGTAAATAATACTTGCTAAAACTAATCCGAAGAAAAAAGACCATAATAAAACTGGTTCATTTTCTAACAACCACTTTATTGTTTTGGCTAAAGAAATTATACTTATAAAAATTCCGATAAAAAGAGCCAATAAAAAAGAGCCGTTTACTTGTTTCCAGGCAGCTTTAATTCCGTCTGATTTTAAAGTTTTTAACAAGCCTAAATTAACGTTAGCAATAGAGCCTAAAAGCTCTTCATAAATTCCAGAAATAAATGCAATTGTTCCTCCAGAAACACCAGGCACAACATCTGCAGCACCCATTGCCATTCCTTTTAAAGCTATGACTAAATAGTCTTTTATACCTCTTCCCATTTTATTTTGTTATTTTTGTAAAAAACGAAGATAATAGAATTTAAAGAGAAAATAGAACCTTTATTTTATTTGTAACTTTTTATTGACATAGAAAAATGGCCAAGAAAGGAAAAGAAAAAAACACTGCTAATAAAGCTAAACATACTAAGTTAATGAATAGAAAAATTAACAAAGTAAAGTTAGAAAAACAGTTACATAAAGAACGTTTAAAAGCAATTATTAAAAAAGCCAACGAAGCCAAAAATAATGAAGCATAGTTTAAAATATAATTTAGGCGTAGTTACTTCTTTACCTCTCTTACCTTTGCTATATTTTCAAGGAAAAAATATTAGAAAAAATGTACCAACATTACCAGAAGCAAAAGAAACTATAGGTTTTGTAAATAATAATTTCTCTTCGGATTTACACATTCTTACTATCGGAGAAAGTACAATTGCAGGTGTTGGTGTAGATTATCATATAAACGGATTTACCGGCGCTTTGGCAACAACGCTTTCTACTAAATTACAAAAAAATATACATTGGCGTGTGTATGCAAGAAGCGGATATACTGTAGCAAAAGTAACTACTAAAATAATACCTAAAATTGAAGAGACTAAAGTCGATATAATTGTTATCGGAATGGGCGGAAATGATGCTTTTACCTTAAATTCTCCAAAGAAATGGTTAAAAGATATCGAAAATTTAATTAATTCTATTCAAAAAAAGTTTCCAGAGACACCTATTTACTTTACAAACATGCCACCTATTAAAGAGTTTCCGGCATTTACAAAAACAATAAAATTTGTAATCGGAAATTTAGTTGAGATTTTGGGATCTGAACTGAAGAATTACCTTAAATCTAAAAAAAATATTTTTTATTATGATGAAGTTATCACGCTAAAAAACTGGAGTAAAAGAAACAATTTGTCTCATAAAAATTCAAGTCTTTATTTTAGTGATGGCGTTCATCCATCAGAATTAACTTATAAAATATGGGCTAAAGAAATGGCTACATTTATAAGTTCTAAATTTAAGGCATAAAAAAACCTCAAGCTTTTACTTAAGGTCTGTTTTATAAATAGATTATTTATCTATTGAGCCTAATACTCGCTTCATAAAAGTGTTTAAGGCCTCTTTTTTAGGAGCGCCATCTTTTACCATTTTATCAACTTCGATAGCTCCGTACATATTAGAAATCAACTCGCCGATAACATCTAATTCTTCATCTTTTAAAGAAGGAACCTCTGTTAAAGCTTCTAAAGTTTCTATGGTTTCTAAAACATAATCTTGATCGTTTTCTTCGATAAAATTTGTTAGGTGTTTAATTACAGGTAACTTCATAATTAAATAATTTCGCTTGCTAAGTCTTTTAAAACATCAAATTTATTTGTTTGTGCTTGATTTTTAAAACTTCCACTTTCAAAAGTTGCAAAAGTTGGCAAATTACTAACATCTGCTAATTTTCTGCTTTCTGGAAATTTTTCTGCATCTGCAATTACAAAAGCAACGCTTTCATTTTCTGAAGCTAATTTTTTAAACTTTGGCTTCATTATTCTGCAATTACCACACCAAGTAGCAGAATATTGCACAATTACCTTATCATTATTATTTACAATTTCTTGTAAATTGTCTTCTGTTAATTCTTGTAACATAGTTGTAGTTTTTTAAAATATTCGTGTTTAGAAAACTTCTAAACACGAATATTATCAATTATTTATTAGTGAGAAGCTAAATATTCTGCAGTTCCTTTTGCGTTAGGAGACATTGCATCTTTACCTTCTTCCCAGTTTGCTGGACAAACTTCTCCGTTTTTCTGAACGTGAGCGTAAGCATCAATTAAACGTAAAAATTCGTTTACATTTCTACCAACTGGCATGTGGTTTATTCCTTCATGAAAAACTGTTCCTTCCTCATCAATTAAATAAGTTGCTCTATAAGTTACATTGTCTCCTTCTACTTGTATTGTTTGAGTTGCTTCATCAAAAGTTTCATTAGAAATATCTAAAATACCTAAAATAGAAGATAAGTTTCTGTTGCTATCTGCTAAAATTGGGTAAGTTACCCCTTCGATACCACCATTGTCTTTAGAAGTATTTAACCATGCAAAATGTACTTCTGGTGTATCACAAGACGCACCAATTACAATAGTATTCCTTTTTTCAAATTCAGCTAAAGCTTCTTGAAAAGCATGTAATTCTGTAGGACAGACAAATGTAAAATCTTTAGGATACCAAAATAATAATACTTTCTTGTTCTTATTTTTTGCTTCTTCTAAAACATTAATTTTGAACGTATCTCCCATTTCGTTCATTGCGTCTACATTTAAATCTGGAAATTTTTTACCAACTGCTGTTGCCATTTTTTATAAGTTTTAAGTAATTATTAATTCGTTATTTGAGAC from Polaribacter marinaquae encodes the following:
- the aroE gene encoding shikimate dehydrogenase (AroE; catalyzes the conversion of shikimate to 3-dehydroshikimate), whose translation is MEKQKNKVFGLLGKDISYSFSRGYFADKFKKLGLSTYNYKNFDLQDIKELPAVIKNEEFVSGINVTIPYKEEVIKYLDKLDKTAEEIGAVNTIKFTKRGNLKGYNTDVVGFEKSIKPFLKKHHTKALILGTGGASKAIAYALKKNDIKFKFVSRNPSGKKEVSYSDLSEEIIKDFTVIINCTPLGTSPNTHLCPNIPYQYLTEKHLLFDLIYNPEISSFLAKGKEKGAAIKNGYEMLELQAEESWRIWNENK
- a CDS encoding DUF368 domain-containing protein encodes the protein MGRGIKDYLVIALKGMAMGAADVVPGVSGGTIAFISGIYEELLGSIANVNLGLLKTLKSDGIKAAWKQVNGSFLLALFIGIFISIISLAKTIKWLLENEPVLLWSFFFGLVLASIIYIGKQITKWNFITYTILIVGAFVAYFITTLNPLVTESSSLLFMFLAGAIAICAMILPGVSGAFILVLLGAYKPILSAVNDRDIKTIAAVGLGAIVGLLSFSKILKWMFANYKNYTLAVLTGFIIGSLNKIWPWKETITTRINSHGIEVPLKQVSISPNSFDGDPKLLMAVVLAIVGFVLILLMEKLAVKKA
- a CDS encoding DUF349 domain-containing protein, whose translation is MLDNNNDNEDKKVEVVNETSNLEQKNTEASSAEDDAILKAVEEVENSVAEKAEDSEESVVKEEKDYTILSLEELVKELQDTLSNNPVNKIKNEVESIKTAFNAKFGALLADKKKAFLDEGGNSIDFQFSSPVKGEYNSLLSEYKKQRDAHYNALEKQMNANLAKREEVIEGLKNLIENADSKTMYNEFRALQDTWRSIGPVSKNRYNDTWKTYHHHVERFYDLLHLSNDFRDLDFKNNLEEKLKIVAKAEELANSNDVNTAFKELQELHKIWKEDIGPVAKEVREEVWQKFSAATKKIHDKRHEYFRDMKSKYQEIINQKLLVIERLDAYDTSGNKTHKDWQNSINDIEKLRQEYFNAGKLPYAKSEEVWQKFKAATKKFNSSKNQFYKEEKKEQQDNLKKKLALIEVAESLKDSEDWAVATDTLKKIQSDWKKIGHVPRKFSDDIWNKFKTACNTYFDRFHKHKNSVSEEQQEVVNAKKEFLESLKEDKEHTKESVLDAIQAWKDLGALPRNVRHLEGKFNKQIDKLLESLSLDKKEVAMLKFTNVVDGFMANNDFRKLDSEQLFVRKKIDEVVREMQQLENNLGFFSNAKDDNPLVINVKNRIEEFKEDLAIWKEKLNYIKKLDY
- a CDS encoding DUF368 domain-containing protein — protein: MQVERTFLQKLYLFLKGLAMGAANKVPGVSGGTVSFVFGFYEELIQSFRKVNITALKLLISGRFSSFYSYVNGQFLLLIMGGSIFSYFSISLVLDYFLEHYELYVWSWFFGMIIGSIYYIGKDFGEWNRKNIISLIIGASIGLGISFLKPAGENDNLWFVFFCGIVGVSGMTLPGLSGSFILILMGNYVLLLVDAVNELFFVVTNLLIGNFDVLSDPEKIRYLKIISVFTAGSAFGLVSISHVLGYVLKRYNAIVTAVIIGFITGSLGIVWPFKKAVYLAVDNKYLLDNKGNRIVENYTRFMPDFSSSETWFAIFYIILGIALILIIDFYGKTKK
- a CDS encoding zinc ribbon domain-containing protein, which codes for MAKKKEISVEQKLRALYDLQLIDSRIDEIRNVRGELPLEVEDLEDEVAGLNKRISNLAEDASNLETEINNKKQAIEDSKALMSKYEEQQKNVRNNREFDSLSKEIEFQDLEIQLAEKRINEYKAKIAQKNEVIDATKEKLAKQEKHLSHKKAELDAILKETEKEEKLLGEKSEEFSKSLDAHLFSAYTRIRNKVKNGLAVVAIERGASGGSYFTIPPQVQLEIANRKKITIDEHSGRILVDAALANEEKEKMDKLFS